Genomic segment of Cucurbita pepo subsp. pepo cultivar mu-cu-16 unplaced genomic scaffold, ASM280686v2 Cp4.1_scaffold000943, whole genome shotgun sequence:
TTGACGAACATAGCCGAGCCACTACCCTTTTCTTCGCCATCGGGACTCTTTTGAGACATCGCGTTCTTTCGGTAGGAACGGACTGGTGGCCACCCCACGACTTGTGccctaaataattaaaaaaaatatcataaccCATCAACTTAAACAAGGTTTCGAGTAAAGGAACGGGACGGGACGGGAAGGGAAGCTAATTACTTGGCAGGTGGCTTTGCAGGATCCTTGGAGCTAAGATCCTCTGAATCAGTACTCTTCATGTTCTGTGTGGTACTCAGATCGACGGTAACCACAGGCTTAGATTGGATATTGAGTTTCAGATCAACCGTCTCAGAGAATCCTCTTTTTCCATTACCTTTTGGAGTCTCCGGCTCTccacctccgccgccgcctccgccgccggGAAGCCCGAGACAGAGATCAGTTTCAAGCATGTTGACCATTTTCCGGCAAACCTCAATGAAAAATTCCTGAGAGCGCTGTGTGTTGTGATATAATTTTTTGCAATTTTGAGTGGGAGAGAAATAATATATGGAGCAGAATAATATTAAGGTGCGTTGCATGTGCATGTCTTATCAAGGTCCTCTCTAATGGGATTTCGCCACGTGGAGAAACATAGGACGTTGATTTTGGAGTGATTGTGGTTGGATTTGAAGGGAGGGAGGCAGCTGTAACATGGTTTCAATTAGTCAACCATTAATCACATACAGACACTCCACCAAACCTCTTACTCTACACCCTCACCCCTCTTTTCATATTACCTTAATCATATATTATCGCCCATATTATAGAAACGCGTTTGTTGCCCTCGACACGAGCTCGAAACTAAGACATAAAACATTAGACGAAGAAGATTGATTAAATAAGAACAGTGGAGCGTTGTTTTGTTGGTGTTAGGGTCGAGAGGATATGGTGGTGAGTTAGAGACAGGTCACAtcgagaaagagagagaaaaggaaacattTGCAAAGCCGGTAGGTAACATTGCTCTCTCAACGTCGCTCTCCCAAATTTAAACTCAAACCCATAGCTGCTCATTCGTATCTATCACCatgtttctttcattctctctctaataaatTTGATGTGAATGCCTTCCTAATCACACGCACGTCTTCCTTCAACAGTACCCTAAACGACTATATACCCCGACCCAAAgatacactttttttttttttaatcttttatgtATGAGTCAAAATCATGTAACGTCACAAACAAACCAATTTCTCGTGCATTTCAAAATGCAAAATCCATCAAacttaaacttttgaatttagtGGGAAATTATTTACAtgtgtttgaatttattatttcgGGTAATGTTAagaatgtatatatatatcatcatTAACTTAACCAATTTGACCATAACTCAACTAGATAAGACGTACATTATCGAGCACCAAAAGATGGGTCGAAATAAAGTGGAGCTCGggagtaataaatgaaaagggtagggaggaaaaaataattagaaagaaTCTAGACGcacaataacaaaatattcGAAATGTTGGTAGAAATTGAGACAATGGTACCGTGAGTGGGGCTGACCATGACACCCTTTGCTTTCACTGTTTTACTCAATATTTACAACATCATTTCCTTGAATTTACTCATATGcccctcttctctctcttatttattattctatttttcttcgCAATTATAAAACCCTAATCCTACCTCGAGGGGATGCTTGTTACACATATATTCTCGACCAGAAGGTTAAATTTGAACGATAAAAGTTGATAGCAATTCTAAATCC
This window contains:
- the LOC111786031 gene encoding auxin-responsive protein IAA14-like, which produces MHMQRTLILFCSIYYFSPTQNCKKLYHNTQRSQEFFIEVCRKMVNMLETDLCLGLPGGGGGGGGGEPETPKGNGKRGFSETVDLKLNIQSKPVVTVDLSTTQNMKSTDSEDLSSKDPAKPPAKAQVVGWPPVRSYRKNAMSQKSPDGEEKGSGSAMFVKVCMDGAPYLRKVDLKTYKSYQELSNALAKMFSSFTMAGEYGAQGMIDFMNESKLMDLLNSSEYVPTYEDKDGDWMLVGDVPWEMFVDSCKRLRIMKGSEAIGLAPRAMEKCKSRS